In Acetoanaerobium noterae, the following are encoded in one genomic region:
- the fliS gene encoding flagellar export chaperone FliS — MNNPYAKYKEQSVTTATPEELTLMLYNGCIKFINLAEVYIEEKDYEKSNLNIQKAQDIIQELNITLNMDYEISQNLRQLYTFINEKLLDANIKKDKQALFDAKEIVSELRDTWKEAMALSRKGK; from the coding sequence ATGAATAACCCTTATGCAAAATATAAAGAACAATCAGTGACTACTGCTACACCAGAAGAGTTGACACTAATGCTATATAATGGATGCATTAAATTTATTAATCTAGCAGAAGTATATATTGAAGAAAAAGACTATGAGAAGTCAAATCTTAATATTCAAAAAGCACAAGATATAATCCAAGAATTAAATATCACATTAAATATGGATTATGAGATTTCACAAAATCTTAGGCAGCTGTATACTTTTATAAATGAAAAATTATTGGATGCAAACATTAAAAAAGATAAACAAGCACTTTTTGATGCAAAAGAAATTGTCTCAGAACTAAGAGATACTTGGAAAGAAGCGATGGCACTTTCTCGAAAGGGGAAGTAA
- the fliD gene encoding flagellar filament capping protein FliD, whose protein sequence is MVSAIRFGGLASGMDTENIVKQLMQSERLKVDKYTQQKIWKQWQQTEYNSMNKLMANFILDSRKKLELTKTTSSGALVSGGIDSVTWAKSAVSSNSSAFDVTASANAPAGVSTLEVVQLATGASVSSQTSLDTDKTTAGQLLGFSGTTKTVRINEKDIVLLETDTLSDIAQKIRTETGLNANYDATANRFFISSKATGSTDAKITFDNADAENLRDALKFTNLSNTIGKDAIIKYNGTDELTYSSNNISINGLNITLKTTSGLETIRTDTNVDGAYNKIKEFVDEYNKLIDIFNTKLGEKTYRDFPPLTDEQKKDMSETDIKLWEEKAKSGLIRNDSTINNMLSKMRAEIYEDVNGAGAIHELGITTGNWRDNGKLQIDEFKLKEALRNDSEKVLNTLFKTSTLPESTTDPQAIKDRMKDTGAFVRIYDNMISGIKDIVSKSGPGSESTLLRSVKSNILIDYVTKGSKSLLDSDIGEIDKRIDRENQRMITIEQRYWKQFTAMEQAMSQMNSQSSWLSQQFGG, encoded by the coding sequence ATGGTAAGCGCAATTAGATTTGGAGGATTAGCATCTGGTATGGACACTGAAAACATAGTGAAACAATTGATGCAGTCGGAGAGACTAAAAGTAGATAAATATACTCAACAGAAAATATGGAAACAATGGCAGCAAACAGAATATAACTCAATGAATAAATTAATGGCTAATTTTATTTTAGATTCTAGAAAAAAATTAGAACTTACAAAAACTACATCTTCTGGGGCTTTAGTCTCTGGGGGTATAGATTCTGTTACTTGGGCTAAAAGCGCAGTATCTTCTAACTCATCTGCTTTTGATGTTACAGCTAGCGCGAATGCTCCAGCGGGAGTATCAACATTAGAAGTTGTACAATTAGCAACTGGAGCAAGTGTATCAAGTCAAACTTCCCTTGATACGGACAAAACTACAGCTGGACAGCTGTTAGGATTTAGTGGAACAACTAAGACAGTTAGAATAAATGAAAAAGATATAGTTTTACTAGAAACTGATACTCTAAGTGATATCGCTCAGAAAATTCGTACTGAAACTGGGCTGAATGCTAATTATGATGCTACAGCTAATAGGTTTTTTATTAGTTCAAAGGCGACGGGAAGTACAGATGCAAAAATAACATTTGACAATGCTGATGCTGAAAACCTTAGAGATGCTTTGAAATTTACAAATTTATCCAACACTATAGGAAAAGATGCGATTATTAAGTATAACGGTACCGATGAGTTAACGTACTCTTCAAATAATATATCAATTAATGGACTTAATATAACTTTAAAAACAACTTCAGGGTTAGAAACTATTAGAACGGACACAAATGTAGATGGAGCATACAACAAAATTAAAGAATTTGTAGACGAGTATAATAAACTTATAGATATATTCAATACAAAGCTCGGAGAAAAAACATATAGGGATTTTCCTCCGCTTACAGACGAGCAAAAGAAAGATATGTCAGAAACTGATATAAAGCTTTGGGAAGAAAAAGCAAAATCAGGGTTAATTAGAAATGATTCTACTATTAATAATATGCTTTCTAAGATGAGAGCAGAAATATATGAAGACGTTAATGGTGCTGGAGCCATTCATGAGTTAGGTATAACTACCGGTAATTGGAGAGATAATGGAAAGCTTCAAATTGATGAATTTAAACTAAAAGAAGCTTTGAGAAATGACTCCGAAAAAGTTTTAAATACTTTGTTTAAGACATCTACATTGCCAGAAAGTACAACAGATCCACAGGCAATTAAAGATAGAATGAAGGATACTGGAGCATTTGTAAGAATCTACGATAATATGATTAGCGGAATTAAAGATATAGTCTCAAAATCAGGACCTGGCTCTGAATCAACACTTCTTCGCTCAGTAAAAAGCAATATTCTAATTGATTATGTGACTAAAGGTTCAAAGAGTCTTCTTGACAGTGATATTGGAGAGATTGATAAAAGAATAGATAGAGAAAATCAAAGAATGATAACAATAGAGCAACGTTATTGGAAACAGTTCACGGCAATGGAGCAAGCGATGTCTCAGATGAATAGCCAAAGTTCATGGTTATCTCAGCAATTCGGAGGCTAG
- a CDS encoding DegT/DnrJ/EryC1/StrS family aminotransferase, with protein MIKLAQPHFDNNEYNAVKKVLDSGNLVQGKFVNEFEKKLSEYIGINHTIVVSNGTAALHLALLALDIKPEEEIIVPAYTFPATANVVELIGAKPVFVDVDLNSLCIDTNLIESKITKKTRGIIPVHEFGHPADMDKLKKICDKFNIHLIEDAACALGSKYKNKKIGLFGDLSCFSFHPRKSITTGEGGAICTNNSFYADKLRIMRNHGISYIDNRIEFVAPGFNYRMTDIQGALGVEQLCKIDKLNNTRINLAKYYNKLLKGLKQVTFPQENCDLYNTYQTYHILINEEYNRDDLIIFLKKSGIECNYGAYDLISQPFYKNKYNNSSNNYKNSNYAFKQGLALPLHSNLNYRDIDYIVGQLKQYFTK; from the coding sequence ATGATTAAATTAGCTCAACCACATTTTGATAATAATGAGTATAATGCTGTAAAAAAAGTACTGGATTCTGGGAATCTAGTTCAAGGAAAGTTTGTAAATGAATTTGAAAAAAAACTATCAGAATATATTGGAATAAATCACACAATAGTTGTTTCAAATGGAACAGCGGCATTACATTTAGCATTATTGGCTCTTGATATAAAACCAGAGGAAGAAATAATTGTTCCAGCATATACATTTCCGGCTACAGCAAATGTGGTGGAGCTTATAGGAGCAAAGCCTGTATTTGTTGATGTAGATTTGAATTCACTATGCATAGATACTAATTTAATTGAAAGTAAAATAACTAAAAAAACACGGGGAATTATTCCAGTTCATGAATTTGGGCATCCAGCAGATATGGATAAGTTAAAAAAGATATGTGACAAATTTAACATCCATTTAATTGAGGATGCGGCGTGTGCATTAGGAAGTAAATACAAAAATAAAAAAATTGGCTTGTTTGGAGATTTATCGTGTTTTAGTTTCCATCCAAGAAAATCAATAACTACAGGTGAAGGGGGAGCAATCTGTACTAATAATTCGTTTTATGCTGATAAACTTAGAATTATGAGGAATCATGGAATTAGTTATATAGATAATAGAATTGAATTTGTAGCTCCAGGGTTTAACTATAGGATGACAGATATACAAGGAGCTTTAGGCGTAGAACAATTATGTAAAATAGACAAATTAAATAATACTAGAATTAATTTGGCAAAATATTACAATAAGCTATTAAAAGGTTTAAAACAAGTGACTTTTCCACAAGAAAATTGTGATTTGTATAATACATATCAAACATATCATATTTTAATTAATGAAGAGTATAACAGAGATGATTTAATTATTTTTTTGAAAAAAAGTGGGATTGAATGCAATTATGGAGCATATGACTTGATTTCTCAGCCTTTTTATAAAAATAAATATAATAATAGTAGCAACAACTATAAAAATTCAAATTATGCATTTAAGCAAGGACTTGCGTTACCTTTGCATAGCAATTTAAATTACAGAGATATTGATTATATAGTAGGTCAATTAAAACAATATTTTACAAAATAG
- a CDS encoding Gfo/Idh/MocA family protein, whose amino-acid sequence MRYAIIGCGRISPNHIAAALENGLEVVALCDIEEAKMDETIEKFNLSNKTKKYLDYKLMLEKEKPELVAICTESGKHGKIALDCVEANANLIIEKPIALSLEEADLIIEKANKKNIKVSACHQNRFNKSVQKIREAVEANRFGKLMHATAHIRWNRGEDYYKQAPWRGTWEQDGGALMNQCIHNIDLLRWMMGDEITEVVGMTDNLIHGYIAAEDIGMALVKFSNGSYGIIEGTTNIYPKNLEETLYIFGEKGTVKAGGKSVNLIEEWQFADNLDNADEVKQNYFENPPNVYGFGHKPLYKDVIEAIENDRQPYVTAVDGRNALELVLAIYKSADEGKSIKLPLDKCSTIDFKGRFNR is encoded by the coding sequence ATGAGATATGCGATTATTGGCTGCGGGAGAATTTCTCCAAATCATATAGCAGCAGCACTTGAAAATGGTTTAGAGGTTGTAGCTTTATGTGATATTGAAGAAGCGAAAATGGATGAAACAATTGAAAAGTTTAATCTTTCTAACAAAACAAAGAAATATTTAGATTATAAACTGATGCTCGAAAAGGAAAAACCTGAGCTTGTGGCAATTTGCACAGAAAGTGGAAAGCACGGAAAGATAGCATTAGACTGCGTTGAGGCTAACGCCAACCTTATTATTGAAAAACCAATTGCACTTTCTCTTGAAGAAGCAGATTTGATAATAGAAAAAGCCAATAAGAAAAATATTAAGGTAAGTGCATGCCATCAAAATAGATTTAACAAGTCTGTTCAAAAGATTAGAGAGGCTGTTGAAGCTAATCGCTTTGGAAAGCTAATGCATGCTACTGCTCATATCAGATGGAATAGAGGAGAAGACTATTACAAACAGGCACCTTGGAGAGGAACCTGGGAACAAGACGGCGGAGCCTTGATGAATCAGTGTATCCATAACATAGACTTACTTAGATGGATGATGGGCGATGAAATTACTGAAGTTGTAGGGATGACTGACAATTTAATTCATGGATATATAGCTGCCGAGGATATTGGAATGGCTCTTGTAAAGTTTTCAAATGGAAGCTACGGAATAATTGAAGGAACCACTAATATTTATCCTAAGAACCTAGAAGAAACTTTATATATTTTTGGAGAAAAAGGAACAGTCAAAGCTGGAGGAAAGTCTGTAAATCTAATTGAAGAATGGCAGTTTGCAGATAATCTTGATAATGCAGATGAGGTTAAACAAAATTATTTTGAAAATCCTCCAAATGTTTATGGATTTGGACACAAACCTTTATACAAAGATGTCATTGAAGCTATTGAAAATGATAGGCAGCCCTATGTTACAGCAGTTGATGGTAGAAATGCACTTGAATTAGTTCTTGCAATTTACAAATCGGCAGATGAAGGAAAAAGCATAAAGCTACCGCTTGATAAATGCAGTACTATAGATTTCAAAGGAAGGTTTAATAGATGA
- a CDS encoding NAD-dependent epimerase/dehydratase family protein, with the protein MINNKKILLTGGAGFIGSKLCSILCEKNEILIYDNLNRNSIKNTDLLFRDNVTLVQGDILDFEKIKNTVEEFQPNIVIHLAAIAGIDTVIKSPVSTMKVNMIGTYNILEALKINMNNLEKVVDFSTSEVFGSYAYKVNEMNTTNLAPVGEARWTYSVSKLAAEHLSHSFYKEYKMPVITVRPFNIYGPGQVGEGAIHQFVARAISNEQIQIHGDGDQIRSWCYIEDFIQGIMLCLEKKEAIGQSFNIGNPRATITIAMLAETIKRVAASSSEIIYVSKNYVDVELRIPSIEKAKKLLGFNPKFGLNEGLRNTIDWYRGRI; encoded by the coding sequence ATGATAAATAATAAAAAAATTTTATTGACTGGTGGAGCAGGATTTATAGGAAGCAAACTTTGTAGCATTTTATGTGAGAAGAATGAAATTTTAATTTATGACAATTTAAATAGAAATTCAATAAAAAATACAGATTTATTATTTCGTGATAATGTTACGCTAGTTCAAGGAGATATACTAGACTTTGAAAAAATAAAGAATACAGTTGAAGAATTTCAGCCAAATATTGTAATTCACTTGGCAGCAATAGCGGGGATTGACACAGTTATAAAAAGCCCAGTTAGCACTATGAAAGTTAATATGATAGGAACATATAATATTTTAGAAGCGTTAAAAATTAATATGAATAATTTAGAAAAAGTCGTAGATTTTTCAACATCTGAAGTTTTTGGATCATATGCTTATAAGGTTAATGAAATGAACACTACGAATTTGGCTCCTGTTGGAGAAGCCAGATGGACATATTCGGTATCTAAGCTAGCAGCAGAGCACTTATCTCATAGCTTTTATAAAGAATATAAAATGCCTGTAATTACGGTAAGACCTTTTAATATTTATGGACCGGGACAAGTTGGAGAAGGTGCGATTCATCAGTTTGTAGCAAGAGCAATTTCAAATGAACAAATACAAATACATGGAGATGGAGATCAAATCCGTTCTTGGTGCTATATTGAAGATTTTATACAAGGTATCATGCTTTGCCTAGAAAAAAAAGAAGCAATAGGTCAGTCGTTTAATATAGGTAATCCAAGAGCAACAATTACAATCGCAATGCTAGCAGAAACTATAAAGAGAGTTGCTGCTTCTAGTTCTGAAATAATATATGTAAGTAAGAATTATGTTGATGTTGAACTAAGAATACCGAGTATAGAAAAAGCAAAAAAATTGTTAGGATTTAATCCGAAGTTTGGTTTAAATGAAGGGCTAAGAAATACAATTGATTGGTATAGAGGGAGAATATAA
- a CDS encoding DegT/DnrJ/EryC1/StrS family aminotransferase, with protein sequence MEFRDLKAQYNKYKTQIDLAILEVIQGANFIGGKQVTTLEQRLAEYVGVKHCVSCANGTEAMTLLMMAWDIKEGDAVFVPDFTFFSTGEVVSFRGATPIFVDVDRDTFNIDIIKLEKTIQKVIAEGKLTPTLIIPVDLFGLPANHIEIEKIAEIYDLKVLEDAAQGFGGSIHGKKACSFGNAATTSFFPAKPLGCYGDGGAIFTNDDELAKLLNSLKVHGKGEDKYDNVRIGVNSRLDSIQAAVLNVKLTAFIDHELEDVNRIYKLYNEKLKSIVETPFIPQGYVSSFAQYTIRLKNKEQRDNLQSYLKDKDIPSMIYYVKPMHKQRAFADYIYHEEDFKITNELCDTVLSLPMHPYLSENDINKIMEHILDFIEKN encoded by the coding sequence ATGGAATTTAGAGATTTAAAAGCTCAATACAATAAATATAAAACTCAGATTGATTTAGCAATACTAGAGGTTATACAAGGTGCTAATTTTATTGGTGGAAAGCAAGTAACTACTTTAGAACAGCGATTAGCTGAATATGTAGGAGTTAAACACTGCGTATCTTGTGCCAATGGAACAGAGGCCATGACCCTTCTTATGATGGCATGGGATATAAAAGAGGGAGATGCAGTTTTTGTTCCAGATTTTACGTTTTTTTCAACAGGAGAAGTAGTTTCTTTTAGAGGAGCAACTCCAATTTTTGTAGATGTTGATAGGGATACTTTTAATATTGATATTATAAAGCTTGAAAAGACTATACAAAAAGTGATAGCTGAAGGGAAACTCACTCCAACGCTTATAATTCCAGTAGATTTATTTGGACTTCCGGCAAATCACATTGAGATAGAAAAAATAGCCGAAATATATGATTTAAAAGTTCTAGAAGATGCAGCTCAGGGATTTGGAGGAAGCATTCATGGAAAAAAAGCGTGTAGCTTTGGAAATGCAGCAACAACTTCATTTTTCCCTGCAAAGCCGCTAGGCTGTTATGGTGATGGGGGAGCTATTTTTACAAATGATGATGAGTTAGCAAAGCTTTTAAATTCTCTTAAAGTTCATGGTAAAGGCGAAGATAAATATGATAACGTTAGAATAGGAGTAAACTCTAGGCTAGATTCTATACAAGCAGCTGTTTTAAATGTCAAGCTTACAGCTTTTATAGATCATGAGCTTGAAGATGTTAATAGGATTTACAAGCTTTACAATGAAAAGCTTAAAAGCATAGTAGAAACTCCATTTATACCACAAGGATATGTATCAAGCTTTGCACAGTATACAATAAGGCTAAAAAATAAAGAGCAAAGAGATAATCTTCAATCTTATCTAAAAGATAAAGATATTCCTAGTATGATTTATTATGTGAAGCCAATGCATAAACAAAGAGCTTTCGCAGACTATATATATCATGAGGAGGACTTTAAAATTACAAATGAACTTTGCGACACGGTGTTATCTCTTCCTATGCATCCGTATCTGAGTGAGAATGATATTAATAAAATAATGGAGCATATACTAGATTTTATAGAAAAAAATTAA
- the flgN gene encoding flagellar export chaperone FlgN yields MENVIDIAKLKIEELVNLNNNKRNYLKKLYEITKLQTIDISSNSLNSLLDHIKQKQDIMNAIDDIDKKFYAEFQGLKLHLGIKSLEDVDINEYPEIASLKFSVKEVMDLLGEIDKQDKNNISNVKTEMDKLKEDMKDLQTQSKVIKNYGTSSVSSYGKDYQGFYIDGKK; encoded by the coding sequence ATGGAGAATGTTATTGATATTGCAAAATTAAAGATTGAAGAATTAGTTAATCTCAACAATAATAAGCGTAATTATTTAAAGAAACTTTATGAAATAACAAAGCTTCAAACCATAGATATTTCTTCCAATAGCTTAAATTCCTTACTAGATCATATAAAACAAAAGCAAGACATAATGAATGCCATTGATGATATTGATAAAAAATTCTATGCTGAATTTCAAGGTTTAAAGCTTCATTTAGGTATTAAATCTCTCGAAGACGTTGATATTAATGAGTATCCAGAAATAGCATCTTTAAAGTTTTCGGTAAAAGAAGTAATGGACTTATTAGGAGAAATAGATAAGCAGGATAAAAATAATATTAGTAATGTAAAAACAGAAATGGATAAACTAAAAGAAGATATGAAGGATTTGCAAACTCAATCTAAAGTAATTAAAAACTATGGTACCTCGTCAGTATCATCTTATGGAAAAGATTATCAAGGATTTTATATAGACGGAAAAAAATAA
- a CDS encoding radical SAM/SPASM domain-containing protein — translation MNDYKVKNFPDITHVETTNVCNLKCIHCPQSDLSSIPNYEPIYMELDIFKRIAMEIGKHNGILRLTPDGEPLIHRDWIKQVELALSSGVDIFCFNTNGILLSDENMEILFKTTETKVVIEISIDALYPDTYKKIRGGDYSKLMKNIFTLLNEKNKRSVNNIKVMVSCVIQPELENQEYQQFVKFWEPLVDKVITRHYVDTKGLTPQKPEVQFIPKKRWPCPVVFTRLVIGMDGKIRFCPDDWLKKSVVGDINKDTIEEIWKSKYMNNLRASHMNEIFDNALCNSCTDWSVIRFGNDYVKALKDLF, via the coding sequence ATGAATGACTATAAAGTGAAAAACTTTCCGGATATTACACATGTTGAGACCACAAATGTTTGCAATCTAAAGTGTATACATTGTCCGCAAAGTGATTTAAGCTCGATTCCTAATTATGAGCCTATATATATGGAATTGGATATTTTTAAAAGAATAGCTATGGAAATTGGCAAGCATAATGGAATATTAAGATTAACTCCAGACGGGGAGCCCCTGATACACAGAGATTGGATTAAACAAGTGGAGTTAGCATTAAGTTCAGGTGTAGATATTTTTTGTTTTAATACAAATGGAATTTTACTTTCAGATGAAAATATGGAGATTTTATTTAAGACAACTGAAACTAAAGTCGTTATAGAAATAAGTATTGATGCATTATATCCAGATACATATAAAAAAATACGTGGTGGGGATTATTCAAAATTAATGAAAAATATTTTTACATTACTAAATGAAAAAAATAAAAGGAGTGTTAATAATATTAAAGTAATGGTTTCGTGTGTAATTCAACCAGAACTAGAAAATCAAGAATATCAACAATTTGTTAAATTTTGGGAACCATTGGTAGACAAAGTAATAACTAGACATTATGTAGATACTAAAGGATTAACACCTCAAAAACCTGAAGTACAATTCATACCTAAGAAGAGGTGGCCTTGTCCAGTGGTTTTTACAAGATTAGTTATAGGAATGGATGGTAAAATTAGATTTTGTCCAGATGATTGGCTTAAAAAAAGTGTAGTTGGAGATATTAATAAAGATACAATAGAAGAAATATGGAAATCAAAATACATGAATAATCTTAGAGCGTCTCACATGAATGAAATTTTTGATAATGCTTTATGCAATTCATGTACTGATTGGTCAGTGATAAGGTTTGGGAATGACTATGTTAAAGCTTTAAAAGATTTATTTTAG
- a CDS encoding flagellar protein FlaG produces the protein MSIEQIGSAGMQYSGETGVRVQSAPEKAPVVKRDSASNQQQQYNGDRPSEKQIQEAVDTTNKELIKLETNLRFSIHKKTKQIMVKIIDTNTQEVIKEVPPEKILDMVASMMERAGLIVDRRG, from the coding sequence GTGAGTATAGAGCAAATAGGCAGTGCAGGGATGCAGTACAGTGGTGAGACTGGAGTTAGAGTACAAAGTGCTCCTGAAAAAGCTCCGGTTGTAAAGAGAGACTCAGCTTCTAATCAACAGCAACAATATAACGGAGATAGGCCATCAGAAAAACAAATTCAAGAAGCAGTAGATACCACAAACAAAGAATTAATTAAACTGGAAACTAATTTAAGGTTTAGCATTCACAAGAAAACAAAGCAAATAATGGTAAAAATAATAGATACAAACACTCAAGAAGTAATAAAAGAGGTCCCACCAGAAAAGATATTAGATATGGTGGCATCAATGATGGAGAGAGCAGGGCTTATTGTAGATAGAAGAGGTTAA
- a CDS encoding YjfB family protein, producing MDIAGLSMSLSQMKAAQQVSVSVMKLSMDTAKNHGSEMVQMIQNNTRMLEQSVTPHLGASIDIKL from the coding sequence ATGGATATAGCGGGATTGTCAATGAGCCTAAGCCAAATGAAAGCAGCACAACAAGTAAGCGTTTCAGTTATGAAGCTTTCTATGGATACAGCAAAAAATCATGGGTCAGAAATGGTTCAAATGATACAAAATAATACAAGAATGTTAGAGCAATCAGTAACTCCTCATTTAGGAGCAAGCATAGATATAAAACTTTAA
- a CDS encoding acyltransferase, translating into MSYFVHESSYIDENVTIGNGTKIWHFCHVHKGAIIGDNCSLGQNVNISNNVKVGNGVKIQNNVSVYEGVELEDYVFCGPSMVFTNDLTPRSKYPKGSEGYKRTLVKYGASIGANATVVCGNTIGSWAMIASGAVVTKDVPSYALMAGVPAKQIGWVCECGYPLKDTYTCKECSREYLLEGGLLKENK; encoded by the coding sequence ATGAGTTATTTCGTACATGAAAGTAGCTACATAGATGAAAATGTAACTATAGGAAATGGTACTAAAATTTGGCATTTTTGCCATGTACATAAAGGTGCAATTATTGGTGATAACTGCTCTTTAGGTCAAAATGTTAACATATCTAACAACGTAAAAGTTGGAAATGGTGTTAAAATTCAAAACAATGTATCTGTTTACGAAGGTGTTGAGCTTGAAGACTATGTGTTTTGTGGTCCATCTATGGTTTTTACAAATGATTTAACACCTAGAAGCAAATATCCAAAAGGATCCGAAGGATATAAAAGGACTTTAGTTAAATACGGAGCATCCATTGGAGCAAATGCGACTGTTGTATGTGGAAATACTATTGGAAGCTGGGCTATGATAGCATCTGGCGCTGTAGTTACAAAAGATGTACCAAGCTACGCACTTATGGCTGGAGTTCCAGCTAAACAAATTGGATGGGTATGCGAATGTGGATATCCTTTAAAAGATACTTATACATGCAAAGAATGTAGCAGAGAGTATTTATTAGAAGGTGGACTACTTAAAGAAAACAAATAA
- a CDS encoding nucleotide sugar dehydrogenase, with protein MKSIILSKIKSKRIIVGVVGLGYVGLPLAVEKAKAGFKTIGFDIQREKVDMVNAGKNYIGDVVNEDLQSIVQSKYLSATSDFSFINDVDFIAICVPTPLDSHQQPDISYVESSTKEIAKYLKKGSIVVLESTTYPGTTEEILKPILESGSGLKCGEDFYLGFSPERVDPGNLIYKTKNTPKVVGAIGKDAAEVISAMYRSVLESEVHVVSSPAVAEMEKILENTYRNVNIGLVNELAMLCHKMNINFWEVIDAAKSKPYGFQAFYPGPGLGGHCIPLDPYYLSWKAREYGFHTSMIEASMMVNDRMPEYCAERASKILNRFKKAMNGSKILILGVAYKQDIDDYRESPAIRVIEELEKEGATVSFYDPFVLEYKEHGVVKKGETSLTAELIESSDLVIVTTAHTNVDYSFVQNHAKAIFDTKNAMKMINKRDNIELL; from the coding sequence TTGAAAAGTATAATTCTCTCAAAAATTAAGAGTAAAAGAATTATAGTCGGTGTTGTTGGTTTAGGATATGTTGGACTTCCTCTTGCTGTCGAAAAAGCCAAGGCTGGATTTAAGACTATAGGATTTGATATACAAAGAGAAAAAGTAGACATGGTAAATGCAGGGAAAAACTATATTGGAGACGTTGTTAATGAAGATTTACAGAGTATAGTTCAATCTAAATACCTGTCTGCAACATCAGATTTTTCTTTTATTAACGATGTAGATTTTATTGCAATATGTGTTCCAACACCGTTAGACTCTCATCAGCAGCCAGACATCAGTTATGTTGAGTCATCAACTAAAGAAATTGCAAAATATCTAAAAAAAGGTAGTATTGTGGTGCTTGAATCTACTACATATCCGGGTACGACAGAAGAAATCCTCAAACCTATATTAGAAAGTGGTTCTGGACTCAAATGTGGAGAGGACTTTTATTTGGGTTTTTCTCCTGAACGTGTTGATCCAGGGAATTTAATATACAAAACTAAAAATACACCTAAAGTAGTGGGGGCTATAGGCAAAGATGCGGCTGAGGTTATTTCAGCTATGTATAGATCAGTTTTAGAGAGTGAAGTTCATGTAGTATCCTCACCAGCAGTAGCTGAGATGGAAAAAATTCTAGAAAACACATATAGAAATGTTAATATAGGGCTTGTGAATGAGCTAGCTATGCTTTGCCATAAAATGAATATCAATTTTTGGGAAGTAATTGATGCAGCAAAATCTAAACCATATGGATTTCAAGCTTTTTATCCTGGTCCAGGGCTTGGTGGTCACTGCATACCACTTGACCCTTACTATTTATCATGGAAAGCTAGAGAATATGGATTTCATACTTCTATGATTGAAGCTTCTATGATGGTAAATGATAGGATGCCAGAATACTGCGCAGAAAGAGCAAGTAAAATTTTAAATAGATTTAAAAAGGCTATGAATGGTTCTAAGATTCTAATCTTGGGGGTAGCATACAAGCAAGATATAGATGATTACAGAGAAAGCCCAGCAATTAGAGTAATAGAAGAACTCGAAAAAGAAGGAGCTACAGTTTCTTTTTACGATCCTTTTGTTTTAGAATACAAGGAGCATGGGGTAGTGAAAAAAGGAGAGACTAGCCTCACGGCTGAATTAATAGAAAGCTCGGATTTAGTTATTGTTACAACCGCTCATACTAATGTAGACTACAGCTTTGTTCAAAATCATGCGAAAGCAATCTTTGATACTAAAAATGCTATGAAGATGATAAACAAGCGAGATAACATAGAACTTTTGTAA